In Sulfuritortus calidifontis, the sequence ACACCGCCTGGCTGGATGCGCTGCCGACCATGCTGATGAAGCCGCTTTCCGGCAGCGGGGCGCGGGGTATGATGATCGAGACCATGCAGGCCTATGGTGCCGATTCCTTCGCCGGCCGTCTGGCCTCGGTCGTGCAGGGCAGCACCGAGACCACCTTCTATGTGCTCGCCGTCTATTTCGGTGCGGTCGGCATCAAGCGCGTGCGCCATGCCGTGGCCGGCGGCTTGATCGCCGACCTGGCCGGCTTTACGGCAGCCGTGTTCGTGGCCTATTTGTTCTTCGGCGCTGCGATCTGACTTTTTGGGGTTTCGTGATGCAAGAGTACCCAACCTTAGCCGTCGTCGATCTCGGGTCGAACAGCTTTGGCTCCGACATAACGTTCGCTGTGCTCATGTTAGCCTGCACCGAAGCTGTTCGATTCTTTAGGGCCTGATATGCCGGAATATCCAACGCTGGCCGCCGTCGATCTCGGATCGAACAGCTTTCACCTGCAGGTGGGACGGGTCGAGGGCGAGCAGCTGTTCTACCTCGATGCCCACAAGGAGGCGGTGCGGCTGGCCGCGGGCCTGGGTGAGGACAAGCGGCTGGATGCCGCTTCCCAGAAGCGGGCACTCGATTGCCTGGCCCGGTTCGGCGAACGCTTGCAGGGCATGCCGGCCGGGGCGGTGCGCGCGGTCGGCACTTCGGCCCTGCGGGTGGCGAAGAACTCGAATGAATTCCTCAAGCAGGCCAAGGCGGCACTGGGCTTCGACATCGAGATCGTCGCCGGCCGGGAAGAGGCGCGATTGATCTATCTCGGCGTTGCCCACAGCCTGCCGCTGAGCAGCGAGCCGCGTCTGGTGGTCGACATCGGCGGCGGCTCGACCGAATGCATCATCGGCGTCGGTTACGAGCCGCAGGAACGCGAGAGCCTGCGCATGGGCTGCGTGGTTTTTAGCAAGCGATATTTCCCCGATGGCCGGATCGACAAGGCCGCGCTGAAAGCGGCGGTGACCGCCGCCAGGGTCGAGGCGCAGTCGGTGGCCAAGCAGTTCAAGCGCGGCCATTGGGCCGAGGCGGTCGGCTCCTCCGGCACCGCCCGCGCTCTGGCCGAGTTGTGCCAGCAGGCCGGGCTGTCCGATGGCGCCATTACCGCCGATGGCCTGAAGTGGCTGCGCGAGCAGGCGGTGAAGGCCGGCAGTTCCGACCGGCTCGATCTGCCCGGCCTGAAGCCGGAGCGCAAGCCGGTCATCGTCGGCGGTCTGGCGATCATGTCGGCCCTGTTCGAGGAACTGAAGATCGAGTCGATGCAGGCGGCGCAGGGCGCCATGCGCGAGGGCATCCTCTGGGATCTGCTGGGCCGGGTGCACGACCACGATATGCGCGACGTCACCGTCGAGCAGTTCATGCGCCGCTACCATGTCGACCGCCGCCAGGCGGAACGGGTCGAGCGTTTTGCGCTGCATCTGTTCCGAGCTTTCCAGGACAGTTGTCCGGTCGCGGCGACGCAGTGCCTGGGCTGGTCGGCCAAGCTACATGAGATCGGCATTTCCATCGCCCATTCGGGTTTTCACAAACACTCGGCCTATATCCTGGAGAACGCCGACATGCCGGGCTTCTCGCGCCAGGACCAGATGCGCTTGGCCAGCCTGGTGCGGGCCAGCCGGGGCAGCCTGGCCAAGCTGCCCGTGCAGCCGGACGAGGGGCTGTGGCCCTTGATCCTGTGTCTGCGCCTGGCGGTGCGTCTGCACCAGAATCGTACCGAGGTCGGCTTGCCCGAGTGGCGCCTAGTCTGCAAGGGCGGCGACTGCCAGTTCCAGCTGCCGGCTGGCTGGCTGGCGGCCAACCCGCTTACCCAGGCGGCGCTGGAGAGCGAAATCAAGGATTGGCGCGGGCTGGCCGCGCCCGTGCGGCTGGCAGGGCTGCGCGAGCTTTAGGACTTGGCCGACAACAGCTGAAGCAGATAGGCCTGGCCCTCGAAGGCCTTGCCCCGGCGCCGGGCCCGCTCGAAGCTGCCGTCGGCACGCATGAGCCAGGCCTTGCTGTTGTCTTTCAGATAGGGCTTGAGGCCCTCGTTGATCACCCGCCGCTTGAGTTTGGGTTCGAGTACCGGGAAGCAGGTCTCGATCCGACGGAAGAAGTTGCGGTCCATCCAGTCGGCGCTGGCGAGATAGACGTCCTCCGCGCCGCCGTTGTGGAAGTAGAACACCCGGCTGTGTTCGAGAAAACGGCCGAGGATGGAGCGGACCCGGATGTTGTCCGACACCCCCTTGATACCCGGCCGCAAGGCGCAGACGCCGCGCACGATGAGGTCGATCTTCACCCCGGCCTGGGAGGCTTCATACAGCGCATTGATCACCCGCGGCTCGAGCAGGGCATTCATCTTGGCGATGATGTGGGCGGGTTTGCCCGCCTTGGCCTGCTCGATCTCGCGGCCGATGGCCGCGATCAGATTCGAATGCAGCGAGAACGGCGCCTGCCAGAGGTAGGCATGCGCGTGCGCCCGGCCC encodes:
- the ppx gene encoding exopolyphosphatase, giving the protein MPEYPTLAAVDLGSNSFHLQVGRVEGEQLFYLDAHKEAVRLAAGLGEDKRLDAASQKRALDCLARFGERLQGMPAGAVRAVGTSALRVAKNSNEFLKQAKAALGFDIEIVAGREEARLIYLGVAHSLPLSSEPRLVVDIGGGSTECIIGVGYEPQERESLRMGCVVFSKRYFPDGRIDKAALKAAVTAARVEAQSVAKQFKRGHWAEAVGSSGTARALAELCQQAGLSDGAITADGLKWLREQAVKAGSSDRLDLPGLKPERKPVIVGGLAIMSALFEELKIESMQAAQGAMREGILWDLLGRVHDHDMRDVTVEQFMRRYHVDRRQAERVERFALHLFRAFQDSCPVAATQCLGWSAKLHEIGISIAHSGFHKHSAYILENADMPGFSRQDQMRLASLVRASRGSLAKLPVQPDEGLWPLILCLRLAVRLHQNRTEVGLPEWRLVCKGGDCQFQLPAGWLAANPLTQAALESEIKDWRGLAAPVRLAGLREL